TTCATCATTCGTCATTGCCATATGCCTCATCGCATCGTCCTCCTCATGTCCGACACCGGCGGCGGCCATCGCGCCTCGTCCGAAGCAATTCAGGAAGCCCTCAATCTCAAATATGGCGAGTCAGTTCAGGTAGAGCTGATAGACGTTTTCAAAGAATACACGCCTTATCCGTTCAGCCGCTTCCCGGCCTGGTATCCTAGCATCATCGCCCGCGGCTCGCGGTTCTGGGGGCCGGGCTTCAAAGTGAGCGACGGCTCGAGCCGGAGCCGCGCCCTCACCGGCGCTTTCTATCCTTACACCCGGCCCGCCTTCCGGCGCATGGTGCGCGAACACCCGGCGGAGGTGTACGTGAGCGCCCATCCTTTGCTCACCATGCCCAGCCTGCGCGCCCTGGGCAAACGCCGCCCGCCCTTCATCACCGTCGTCACCGACCTGGTCTCGGCCCACGCCTTCTGGTTCTATCCCAAAGTTGACCTCATCATCGTCCCCACCGAAGGCGCTTACCAGCGCGCCGTCAAAAATAAAGTGCCGCCGGAGAAGCTCAAAGTCATTGGCCTGCCCATCTCGCAAAAGTTCAGCGCGCCGCCCGGCGACAAGGCGCAACTCCGCCAAAAACTGGGCTGGCGGCCAGACCTGACGACGGTGCTCCTCGTCGGCGGTGGCGAGGGCATGGGGCCGCTGTACGAAATCGCAACCGGCATCGCCAACACCGGCCTGTCTCTGCAACTGGCCGTGGTCGCCGGGCGCAACGAAGCCCTCCGCGCCCGCCTCAACGCGGCCCAGTGGAAAACCCCGGCCCACATTTATGGCTTCGTCACCAACATGCCCGACCTGATGCGCGCCGCCGATCTCATTGTCACCAAAGCCGGGCCGTCGTCGGTCGTCGAAGCTATCAACGCCGGACTGCCGATTATTTTGAGCGGCGCACTGCCGGGACAGGAAGAGGGCAACATCCACTTTGTGGTGGATAACGGCGCGGGCCGCTGGGCGCCGGGGCCAACCCGGGTGGCCGCCGCCGTGCGCGAACTGGCCGGCTCCGGCCCCGAGGTGCTGGCCGCCGCCGCCGCCAACGCCCGCCAACTGGCCCGGCCTCACGCGGCGCTGGATATTGCGGAAGAAATTGGGAAGTATTTGCCGACGAAGGACGGCGGACGAATGACGACTGATCGCTTCGAGTGACTTTCGTCTACCGTCCATCGTCTGTCGTCAAAAGAAAACGCCCCACTTTTCAGTGAGGCGTTTTTGTTCTGGCGGGAAGGGAGGGATTTGAACCCTCGGTACAAGGTTGAAGCCCCGTACAAGCACTTAGCAGGCGCTCCCGTTAAACCATGCTCCGGCACCTTCCCAAGTTTCAAATGTAGGGCGAATTGACAATTCGCCCCACAGCGGAGGGAGAGGGATTCGAACCCCCGGTGAGGCAAGGCCCCACAACGGTTTTCAAGACCGCCGCTTTAAACCACTCAGCCATCCCTCCCAACTACGCTGGCCGCATTTTACCACACCTCACGCCAACTTCCTCTTTGCCAACTCCGCCTTGATCTCGGCATGCTTCTCTTTCGTGATCGGATACAAATAGACGGCGACAAAACTGAGCAGAAGGATGGCCGCCCCGGCCGGGCCGACCAGCACGCGTAGGGCAAACAACACATTATCCGGCTGAACCGGATCGGGCTGGCCCGGCACGGCCTTGATGTAACCGGCGATGTCCAGCACCCAGCCTGAAATGAACAGGCCCAGCGACAGGCCAAACTTCTGCAACAACACAAAGAAGCCGTAGAACACGCCCTCGCGCCGCTGGCCCGTCTCCAGCTCGTCGAGTTCGATCACGTCGGGCAACATGCTCCACGGCTCGCTCACCCTGGCCCAGATCAACACCCAGACGAAAGACGAGACCTGAACCGCCAACAGCAAGAAGCCAAACTGCCCGGCCTCAATGCCAATCCAATCGCGGGCATAGATGAACAGATTGTTTTGAACGAACTGAATGGCCAGCCAGGAGAACAGGTAGATGACCGTGACCAGGATAAAGGCCCGGTTTTTGAAGGCGATTCTGATTCCTTCCACGAAGCCGGGGCCGTCGTCGGTTTGTGAGCCGCCCCCGGTTCCGCGCTCGCGCACGCCGAAAAAGACGGCCAGGAAGCCAATCACGCTCACCACCGCCCAAATGCCGACACTCAAGGAATAGCCGGTGAAAGGATCATCTTTGAACGCGGCGATGATCTGCGAATGAACAAAGGCCGAGAGCACCCCGCCTAGAATCGAGAAGCTGAAGCGGAACGAATTGAGGCTGGTGCGCTCGTCGTAATCCAGAGTCAGTTCAGCAGTAAGAGCGGTGTAAGGCACGTTGACAATAGTGAAGGCTGTGTCGAGCAACAAGGCGATGACCAGGTAATACCAGAACTTCAGGCCTTCGCCAATCGGCGGCACGATCCAATGCAAGAAGAAGAACAGGCCGAAGGGAATCGCGCCATACAATATCCACGGGCGGCGGCGGCCCATGCCGCTCTTTGTTTTGTCGGTGAGCCAGCCGACGAGGGGATCGTTGACCGAGTCCCAGATTTTGACGACGAGCAGGAGGGTGCCCGCCGGGCCGGGTTCCAGCCCGGCAACATTGATGAGGAAGTTCAGCAGAAAGAAGCCGCTGATGGCGGTGACCATGGCCGGGCCAAGATCACCCGCGCCAAAAGACATTTTGGTGAGAAACGAAAGTTTTTCCGGCTTTGCTTCAGCAACGGTGGACATCGGCGCCTCCTGACCAGGGATGCGGCGATTATAGGTTATAAAGATGCAGAACGCAAAAACACCTTCACCACATCCGGGTCAAAGTGCTTGCCGGTCTGCCGGGTGATGTACTCGTGAACCTGCTCCTGCCGCCAGGCTTGGCGATAAGGCCGGTCGGAACTCAGCGCGTCCCACACGTCGGCCACGGCAAAGAGGCGGGCCGCCAGCGGAATTTGCTCGCCCTTCAACTGGCGCGGGTAGCCCTGTCCATCCCACCGTTCGTGGTGGCAATAAGGAATGTCCAGCGCCGGGCGCAGGTAGGCAATAGGCGAGAGCATCTCGTAAGCGTAAACGGTGTGGCGGCGCATGATGTCGCGTTCTTCAATGGTGAGCGGCCCCGGCTTGAAGAGAATGCTGTCGGGGATGCCCATCTTGCCCATGTCGTGCAAAAGCGCGCCCCGGCGGATGTGAACAATGTCGGTTTCGCCCAGGCCGATGGATCGGGCCAGCTTCACCGTCACCTCGGTGACGCGCTGGGTGTGGCCCTCGGTTTCACGGTCACGCAAATCCATAGCCCGCGACCAGCCTTCAATCGTGGCATTGTAAGCCAGGGCCAGTTCCAAATTGGATTGCTGGAGACTCTCAAAGAGCTGGGCATTGTCTATGGCAACCGCCGCCTGGGTGGCAAGCGCCTCCAAAAAGTCCAACCGTTCGGCGTCCAACTTGAGCGGGGCGCGGTGGAAAATCTCCAGCACCCCCTTCACCTCACCTTTGGCCACCAGCGGCACGCCGTAATAAGCCGCAAAGCCTTCCTTCAGCCACAACCGCTCCCGCTCCAGATGTTGAACAAGATTCAGATCGGGGTAGCTGATCGGGCGGCGCTCCAACACCACCCGCCCGGCCAGGCTGTTGTTCAAAGTCACCTCGCCCCGCTGTGAGGCCGGCGACAGGAATCCGCGCCCGGTGGCATATTTGAGCACCGGGCTGTTGGGACTCATCAGCAACACGTTGGCCGCATCGGCCCCCAACTGGCTCGTGGTTTGCTCAAGGAAAATGGTGAGGTTGACTCGCAGATCAAAGCTGGAGTTGGTGGCCTGCTCCACCACGCGCAGAGCGGTCAGGTTGTGCAGGCGGCGCTCGGTCTGCTCGTGCAGGCTGGCGCGGTACAGGGCATTGGCCGACATGTCGGCGATGGCCACGAAGGAGCCGGCCTCCACTTCAGTAAAGGCCGTTTGCCGGCCCAGCCACAACGCGCCGATCATTTGCTCGTGAGCAATGAGCGGCACGCAGGCAATGGCCGGCAAATCGAACAGGCCGGGGAACGAGCGACGCAGATCGTCGAGCAAACCGTTGTCCACGTAGAAACGGCCAGAGGCGGCAACACGCCGGGCGATATCGCCCAGCGCCAGCTTTTCTCCGGTCAGGCTGGCCCACTCGCCGCGCCCCAGTTCAACCTCGCCCGTCTCTGAACTGCTAAAAACAAACATGGCGCTCGTTCCGCCGATCAGGGCGATCACTTCGTCAACGATAATAGTCAACATCTCGGCCCGGGTGCGGGCGGCGCGCAGGGTGGTAACGATCTCGATAATGGCGCCCTGTTCGCGCTCGCGGCGTTTGCGCTCGGTGACATCCTGCTTGATGGAAATGAAGTGGGTGACCTCACCCTGCTCGTTCAGCACCGGGGTGATCGTTTGCTCTTCCACGTAAAGACCGCCATCCTTGCGCTTATTGACGACCTCGCCCTGCCACACCTGGCCTGACAGAATCGTGTCCCACAACATTTTATAGAAGGGCTGGTTGTGTTGATTGGAGCGGAGCAGGCGCGGAGTCTGGCCGCGCATCTCGTCCAGGGTGTAGCCGGTGAGGCGGGTGAAGGCCGGGTTCACCCAGACAACTTTGCTCTCACGATCGGTGATCATGATGGCGTTGGCGGCGGCTTCCAGAACGGCGCTTTGCAGGTGAAGCTGTTGCTCCAAGAGAAAATCATCCGCAACAGAGACGGGTTGAGGGGCGGTCACCTCCCGCAGACAGATCATGATCGCCGCCTCGTTATCCCATTCGGTAGCCGTCGTTCGGACCTCAACCATCTTCTGGCTCAAACCATTAATCTGAAATTGAGCGGTGGTGTTGGGAATTAAGGGGAAGCCGAACGGCAGACCCGGGAGCGAGTCGGCGGTTTGACCCAGCAGAGCCTCGGCGGCAGGGTTGAGGAACCGCACCCGGCCATCGCCGCTCACCACGACGATGCCATCCTCGTTGCGAGTCACCAGATTGCGAAAGCGCGCCTCAACAATCCGCAATTCCTGTTTGTAGTGTTCAAGCAATTGCCTGTGATCGATCATGTTGTCAATCATGGCTGACTCCGCCGCCCCGGTTTTGCTTATTAGATGCCGCCCATAGAATCGATCTTGGCCTTTGAGGGTCTTTCTCAGAGTTGATTAATTGATTACCGGGAAAGGGAAACCGCCTACTGAAGGGCCGCCGCCACTTTGGCCCAGTTGCCGTCCACGTCGCCTGGCGTGAAGGGCAGATAAAGCGCCAGACGATCCACCAACCCGTCATATCGAGCGCGCAACTTGCCGCCGATGTCGTCCCACGAGCCTTCCACCAAAAACTCGGCCAGCATGTCGTCGTTGATAATGGCCGGCATCTCGCCCCAGCCGCCTCGCGAGGCCAGCGCCGTGAGCGCCTCGGCCTGGGCCTCCCAGCCGTGCAAACTCATCACGGGCCGGTAGGTGGGCGTGGAAGCATAAAACGCAATTTGCGACCGCATCGCCTCGCGCATCATCGCCCGCGCCGCTTCGTCTTCGCCAATGGCGACAA
Above is a genomic segment from Chloroflexota bacterium containing:
- a CDS encoding galactosyldiacylglycerol synthase is translated as MPHRIVLLMSDTGGGHRASSEAIQEALNLKYGESVQVELIDVFKEYTPYPFSRFPAWYPSIIARGSRFWGPGFKVSDGSSRSRALTGAFYPYTRPAFRRMVREHPAEVYVSAHPLLTMPSLRALGKRRPPFITVVTDLVSAHAFWFYPKVDLIIVPTEGAYQRAVKNKVPPEKLKVIGLPISQKFSAPPGDKAQLRQKLGWRPDLTTVLLVGGGEGMGPLYEIATGIANTGLSLQLAVVAGRNEALRARLNAAQWKTPAHIYGFVTNMPDLMRAADLIVTKAGPSSVVEAINAGLPIILSGALPGQEEGNIHFVVDNGAGRWAPGPTRVAAAVRELAGSGPEVLAAAAANARQLARPHAALDIAEEIGKYLPTKDGGRMTTDRFE
- a CDS encoding MFS transporter; translation: MSTVAEAKPEKLSFLTKMSFGAGDLGPAMVTAISGFFLLNFLINVAGLEPGPAGTLLLVVKIWDSVNDPLVGWLTDKTKSGMGRRRPWILYGAIPFGLFFFLHWIVPPIGEGLKFWYYLVIALLLDTAFTIVNVPYTALTAELTLDYDERTSLNSFRFSFSILGGVLSAFVHSQIIAAFKDDPFTGYSLSVGIWAVVSVIGFLAVFFGVRERGTGGGSQTDDGPGFVEGIRIAFKNRAFILVTVIYLFSWLAIQFVQNNLFIYARDWIGIEAGQFGFLLLAVQVSSFVWVLIWARVSEPWSMLPDVIELDELETGQRREGVFYGFFVLLQKFGLSLGLFISGWVLDIAGYIKAVPGQPDPVQPDNVLFALRVLVGPAGAAILLLSFVAVYLYPITKEKHAEIKAELAKRKLA
- a CDS encoding PAS domain S-box protein — protein: MIDNMIDHRQLLEHYKQELRIVEARFRNLVTRNEDGIVVVSGDGRVRFLNPAAEALLGQTADSLPGLPFGFPLIPNTTAQFQINGLSQKMVEVRTTATEWDNEAAIMICLREVTAPQPVSVADDFLLEQQLHLQSAVLEAAANAIMITDRESKVVWVNPAFTRLTGYTLDEMRGQTPRLLRSNQHNQPFYKMLWDTILSGQVWQGEVVNKRKDGGLYVEEQTITPVLNEQGEVTHFISIKQDVTERKRREREQGAIIEIVTTLRAARTRAEMLTIIVDEVIALIGGTSAMFVFSSSETGEVELGRGEWASLTGEKLALGDIARRVAASGRFYVDNGLLDDLRRSFPGLFDLPAIACVPLIAHEQMIGALWLGRQTAFTEVEAGSFVAIADMSANALYRASLHEQTERRLHNLTALRVVEQATNSSFDLRVNLTIFLEQTTSQLGADAANVLLMSPNSPVLKYATGRGFLSPASQRGEVTLNNSLAGRVVLERRPISYPDLNLVQHLERERLWLKEGFAAYYGVPLVAKGEVKGVLEIFHRAPLKLDAERLDFLEALATQAAVAIDNAQLFESLQQSNLELALAYNATIEGWSRAMDLRDRETEGHTQRVTEVTVKLARSIGLGETDIVHIRRGALLHDMGKMGIPDSILFKPGPLTIEERDIMRRHTVYAYEMLSPIAYLRPALDIPYCHHERWDGQGYPRQLKGEQIPLAARLFAVADVWDALSSDRPYRQAWRQEQVHEYITRQTGKHFDPDVVKVFLRSASL